Within the Marinobacter sp. SS13-12 genome, the region ATCGATTTTCCACTCTCGAACTGCATCAATTCCGGCATCGGCCAGGTCGGGGTAGTCACCCAGTACAAATCTCATTCCCTGATTCGGCACATTCAGCGGGGCTGGGGATTTCTTCGCGGTGAGCTTGATGAATTTGTTGAACTGTTACCGGCACAACAGCGCATCGAAACCTCCTGGTACGAGGGCACCGCAGATGCGGTTCTGCAAAACCTCGACATCATCCGCAGCCATAAGCCGGAATATGTCCTGATTCTCGCTGGCGACCATATCTACAAGATGGACTATGGCACCATGCTGGCCGCCCATGTCGAAAACGACGCCGATATCACCGTCGGCTGTATTGAAGTCCCTATTGCTGAGGCCTCGGCGTTCGGAGTCATGTCCGTAGACGACGAGCTCAGAATCACCGAGTTCATTGAAAAGCCGGAGAACCCGAAACCCATGCCCGGCCAACCCGGTAAGGCACTGGCTTCGATGGGTATCTATGTGTTCAGCACCCAGGTGCTGTTCGATGAACTGATGCGCGATCACGAGATGGCCGGCGACACTTCCCACGATTTTGGTAAGGATATTATTCCCTCAGTGATCAGGCGTCTGCGGGTGGTGGCATTCCCATTCCGCGACCCGGTGCATAACAAGCCTGCCTACTGGCGGGATGTAGGTACCATTGATGCGCTCTGGCAAGCCAATCTGGAACTGATCGGCATCAGCCCCGAACTGAATCTCTACGATTCCCACTGGCCGATATGGACCTACCAGGAACAGTTACCTCCCGCCAAGTTCATATTTGATGACGAAAATCGCCGGGGAATGGCGGTGGATTCGATGGTCGCAGGCGGCTGCATTGTTTCCGGTGCCGTTGTGAAACATTCTCTGCTTTTCTCACAGGTTAGAGTGCATTCTTACAGTGATATCTTAGATTCGGTAATCTACCCGGACGTGGACGTTGGTCGCCACTGCCACATCCGTAATGCCCTGATTGATCGTGGCTGCCGCATTCCGGAAGGTACACGCATCGGTTTCGATGAAGCAGAAGACCGAAAGCGGTTTCACGTTTCTCCAAAAGGTATTGTGCTGATCACGCCCGAGATGCTCGGGCAGGATTACCCCCATGGCCTCTGATACCCGAACTCCGGTCGTGCTGTGCTGGCACATGCACCAGCCATCCTATCAGGACATGCATACAGGTCAGTTTCTGTTTCCCTGGGTGTACCTGCACACCATCAAGGATTACAGCGACATGGCTGCGCACCTGGAACATGAGCCTGAGGCAAGGGCAGTGGTCAACTTTGCGCCGATCCTGCTTGAGCAGATCGAAACCTACCTGATTCAGATTGAGCGATGGCGCCATGGTGCGGGGGGCATCGGTGACCCACTGTTGGCCGCTCTGGTCGCAGAGGAACTGCCGCAGCCAGGTACGCCCGCCTTTCTGGGACTGATGGAGAAATGCCTGCGCGCCAATGCCGACCGGATTATCGGGCGCTACCCGGCTTTCACGCAACTGGCAGAGCTGGCCGATGTCTACCGGGAAAAACCGGAATTGCAGAGGTACATCTCCGGCCGGTTCCTGTCGGACCTGCTGGTCTGGTATCACCTGGGCTGGATGGGTGAAACCATCCGCCGTGACAACCATTGCATTCAGAGCCTTCAGGAGAAAGGCTATAACTTCACCATGGACGACCGCAGGGCCCTGCTGGATGTGATTTTCGATGTATTGTCCGGCATTGGGCCAAGATACCGCCGCCTGGCCGAAAAAGGACAGGTAGAGCTCTCCATGAGCCCCTATACACACGCGATGCTGCCGTTGCTGCTGGAACTGGAATCGGCCCGGGAAGCAATGCCGGAGATCATCTTACCCGTTCACAAAGATTACCCTGGCGGAAGCGAACGCACTGGCTGGCAGCTGCAACAGGCAAAAGCGGTTTTCCAGCGATTTTTCGGCATTGAACCCGACGGTTGCTGGGCTTCCGAAGGAGGCTTGAGTCAAGCCACCCTGGATCTGCTTGGTGAATACAACTTCCGCTGGACCGCCAGCGGTGATTCCGTGGTCCACAATAGCCTCAATCTGGCCAGGGAACAGAACCCCGAGCTGCCAGATACGGGCATCCATCAGCCATACGCCTTCGGTGAATCCCCGGTGACGGTGTTCTTTCGGGACGATGGTCTGTCTGACCTGATCGGCTTTAACTACGCGGACTGGCATGCCGAGGATGCGGTTGGCGACCTGGTGCATCACATGGAGAACATCACCCGGCAGGCCAGGGGCCACTCCAGCCCGGTTATCTCCGTCATTATGGATGGCGAAAACGCCTGGGAATACTACCCGGAGAACGGCTTTCATTTTCTGAATGAGTTGTACCGGGTACTTGCGCACCACCCGCAGCTGAAACTGACCACCTACAGCGATCTGATCGGGCACACGGTATCCGAACCGATCCGCTTGCCTCACCTGGTGGCCGGAAGCTGGATTTACGGCACCTTCTCCACCTGGATTGGAGACCCGGATAAAAACCGCGCCTGGGACCTGCTCTGTGAGGCCAAGATCCATTACGACCGGGTGATGGATAGCGGTGGCCTCAATGCAGAGCAGAAAGAGTCCGCGAGAAAACAGCTGGCCATCTGCGAGGGCTCAGACTGGTTCTGGTGGTTCGGGGATTATAACCCGGCCCAGATTGTCAGCGATTTCGAGCACCTGTACCGCCGGCATCTGGTCAACCTTTACGAGATGATTGGTTTTCCGGCACCGCCGTCCGTATTCCAGCAGCTGAGCCAGGGCAGCGGAGAACCGGCGCGCGGCGGGGCCATGCGGCCCGGGCACGAAGCGGATAAACCGGCATGACTTCCAGCAGCACCGAGGATCTATTCAGTACCCGCCGGGCCGGCGTTTTGTTACACCCGACCTGTCTGCCAGGTGCCTGGGGCGTGCTCGGTGCAAGCGCCCGCACCTTTGTCGATTTTCTCGCGGACAGCGGCCTGAGCATCTGGCAAACACTGCCTATCGGGCCAACGCACCCGGATCTCTCTCCCTACCAGTCCCTCAGTGCCCACGCTGGCAATCCGCACTTTATTGACCTGTCTGAACTTGTGGACGATGGCCTGCTGACTGAGGAGGAACTGGTGCTGCCAGCTACCCTTACCCGGCACCAGCTGTTTGTCCTGGCAGCACAACGTTTCTTTAACAATGAAGGGAAGGGGGTCAACGGGTTTGACCTGGCTGGCTACCAACGTTTCCGCGAAACCAATGGTTACTGGCTGGACGATTTCTGCCTTTTTTGTGGCATTCGCGAAGTCCAGTCGTCTCAGAGCTGGCTTCAGTGGCCGGAACCCCTGAGAGACCGTGATGTCGGCGCGCTGCAGGACTTTATTGACCAAAGCCAGTCCCGGCTTGCCAGGCTCCGCTTCGAGCAGTTTCTGTTCCACCACCAATGGCAGTCCCTGCGGGGCTATGCCCGACGAAGAGGCGTATTGCTGTTTGGCGACATCCCCATTTTCGTGGCCCACGACAGTGCCGACGTCTGGGCCAACCGGCGCCTGTTCAAGCTTGATGACCGAGGCGAGCCCACGGTGATCGCCGGGGTTCCCCCGGATTATTTCTCTCCCGAAGGTCAGCACTGGGGAAATCCACTTTATAACTGGGAAGCCATGGCCCTGGAAGGCTACCGGTGGTGGTTACAGCGGCTTGAAAGCCAGCGCCAGCTGTTCGATCTGATTCGCATCGATCACTTCCGTGGACTACAGGCCTACTGGGAGATCCCGGCAAAGACACCGGAACCGCGGTTCGGATACTGGGTGCCCGGGCCGGCCGAACACTTCCTTCAAGCCTGTTTCAACCGTTTTCCGGATTTGCCGTTGGTTGCCGAGAACCTGGGCATTATCAGCGATGATGTGGAACAGCTGCGTAAACGGTTCCAGTTGCCGGGGATGACGGTCATGCAATTTGGCTTTGACGGCAGCGCAGATAACCCGCACCTGTTGCACAATCACCACCCACGGGATCTTGTTTACACAGGAACCCACGATAATGACACCACGCTTGGCTGGTACCAGAGCCTTGATGATCACACGCGGCGCTACGTTAATGCGTACCTGAGCGTCTCGGGCGACGACATGCCCTGGCCGGTGATAGAAGCCGCTTTCCGGTCCGTCTGCTCGCTGGCTATTGTTCCCATGCAGGATTTTCTGGGGCTGGGAACAGAGGCCAGATTCAACACACCGGGAACCGTAGTAAACAACTGGATATGGCAGCTGGAGTGGAAACTTTGCAGCCAGGGCCTGTCAAACAGAATTGGTGAATTGGTGCAGCGGCATCGCCGCTTGCCGTGAAGTCTGGTCGTTTTTTGACCAACATCAAATAGGTGTAAGCAATACTCCGCTATAAGTAACAGGCAGTTTCAACAATCAGCGTTCTTTATGAGTCACTCGGGGGGGAACATGGAACACAGACTCAGTAAACGCATACATGGAAAGCTAGGCCTGCTGGTTTACAAACGTGGAATGCCCGTGGCGACCGGTCAAATCCGGGATGCGTCAAGACGAGGGCTTTTCATTGCCACAGACTACACCGACGTTCAATTGAACCAGACTCTGGAGCTCGAATTCCGCTTTCCGGACAAACATGAAAAGCAGTTTCGCCGGCTTACGGCCCATGTTGTCCGCAAGTCAGACAAGGGCATCGGTGTCGATTTCGAGGGGGTTGAAAACGACAGCTTCACCGTATCGTCACTCATTCAATGGTTGAACAAACACCATAGGCCGGTGAACTACTTTCCCGTTCGTCAGCAAGCCTACTGACACATCAAGGAGAAGAGGTCCATGGACAGACTGAAAGATAAGATAGTCTCTCAGACCTGATTGGGCCTCATTTATGCCTCTGGCAGCCTACTCGCCGCGATCTTTGCCGGAATCCCTGAGCGGGCTGTTTGCGCTCGCCCTGGATCTCCGGTGGACCTGGCACCACGGCAGTGACGAGCTGTGGTGTGCTCTGGACGAAGAAACCTGGGAAGCCACCCGCAACGCCTGGCTGGTACTGAACAGTGTTTCCGATGACAGGCTGCAGGAGTTGGCCGAGGACCCGGCGTTCCAGAACCGCTACGAAGAGCAGATTAACGCCCACCACGAATTCGTACACGCCAATACCTGGTATTCCGACGACTGCCCCGGTGATCTCGATCAGGGGATTGCCTATTTCTGCATGGAATACGGGCTCTGTGAGTCCCTTCCACTTTATAGTGGCGGGCTTGGCGTTCTCGCCGGCGACTATCTCAAAGCGGCCAGTGATCTCGGCATACCCGTGACCGCTGTTGGATTGCTGTATCAGCAGGGGTATTTCCGCCAGGCCATCAGCACCGATGGCGAGCAGCTGGAGTTCTATCCGTACAACGATCCCACCATGCTTCCTGTTTCGCCGCTGAGGGACGAAGACGGCCAGTGGGTGAGGGTGGTTGTTCCCTTTCCGGGCAGACCTGTGCGGCTGCGGGCCTGGAAGGCGCAAGTGGGCCGGTGCCAGTTGCTGCTGCTTGACAGTAACGACCCGCGAAACGAACCCGGGGACCGGGGGATTACCAGCGAGCTCTATACCGGTGATCCGGAAAAGCGCCTGCAGCAGGAGATGGTACTCGGGATCGGCGGGTGGCGCCTGCTCAGGCAACTGGATATTCAGCCTGCGCTTTGTCATCTCAACGAAGGCCACTGCGCTCTGGCGCTGATTGAGCGTGCCTTCAGCTGGCAGGAGCAGCAGAACACGGATTTTCAGACCGCCCGCACGGCCACCAGGGCGACCAATCTGTTCACTACCCACACCTCAGTGGCCTCTGGATTCGACCACTTTTCCGCATCTCTCCTTCGGCTTTACCTGGGCCCCTGGCTCGAAACCAGAGATCTCACCGTTGAAGAACTGGTAAAGCTTGGCACTTCAAGTGCAGCACCCGGGACTGAAAACAGCGATCACAGCCTGAATATGGCGTTTCTGGCGTTGAGCATGAGCGGGCGAGTCAACGGCGTCAGCCGAATCCATCAGAAAGTCTCTCAGAACATCCTCCAATCGCTTTTTCCCCGGTGGCCGGCCGAGGATATTCCGGCAGAATTCGTCACCAACGGTGTCCACACGCCCAGTTGGGATTCTCCGGAAGCCGATGCGCTCTGGACACGAGCGTGCGGCAAAGACCGGTGGCGGCGCCCGTTACAGCTTTCATGCCCGATGAATGACGTGTCGGACGAGGAGCTTTGGCAAATGCGGCGCCTACAGCGGAGCCGTCTGGTTCGTTACCTGCGACGTCGTCTGGCGGGCCAGCATTGCGAGCAGAACCCTGGCAATAATCACGCATCGGCCTGCGGACTGTTACTGGATAATGAAACCCTGACCCTGGGGTTTGCCAGACGATTCACCGAATACAAGCGGCCAGACCTGCTGCTCAAAGACCAGCAAAGGCTCCTGGGATTGCTGGCCAGCCGGGACAGACCCTTGCAGATTGTGCTGGCAGGCAAGGCCCACCCCTATGACCACCGTGGCAAGGACATGATCCGACAATGGAAGGCGTTTTCCCGCCGCCCGGATGTGGAAGGCAAGGTGGTTTTTATCGAAGACTACGATCTTGGCGTTGCCAGCCAACTGATACAGGGCGTGGACGTATGGCTGAACTGCCCGCGGCATCCCTGGGAGGCTTGTGGCACCAGTGGTATGAAGGTGCTAGTCAACGGCGGGCTGAATCTTTCCCAGTACGATGGCTGGTGGGCCGAGGCATGGAATAGCGATGTTGGCTGGGCCATCCGCCCCGGAGCCACCTTCGAGGAGCTTGGCAACTCAGGCGAACACGATCTGTCAGATGCCGACGAACTCTTTGATCTGCTGGAGCTTGAGGTTATCCCCGCTTTCTACGGTGTCGACAACGAGGGCATCCCCCGACAATGGTTGCAGCGAATCCGGGCCAGCATGGACCAGCTGACCGCGACTTATTCGGCCAACCGGATGGTGCGCGAGTATGTTGAAGGGTTCTATTTGCCGATGATGGAGCAGGGGAAGCAGCGTACCCCGGAAACAGCGGCAGCCATCGTGTCCGAGTACCGGGAAATCCTCAGGCATTGGCCAAGACTGAGGTTCAGCGCCATCAATGCCAGTGAGTCGGAGGGCGGCCAGACCTACACCGTAGAAGTCTATCTGGATGGTGTTGATGAGCAGCGTGTTACCGTGGAACTAGTGGCGGAGGCTTCCACATATGGGCCGGGAATGGTCACCGAAATGGCCATGAAGCACCCTCTCGCCGGATCAGCCCACAGTTACCTGTATGAGTGCAGGGTACCGTCACGCCCTGACGGGCACTACACTCCGCGCCTGCGGGTCAGGGATGAGCGCCTGAATCTGCCGCTGGAAAATTCCGCCGTACTGTGGCTGAAATAAGTATCAGCTGCGCCAGAACGCCGGTGAAAGCACAATCACCACACTGAGAATCTCCAGACGCCCCATCAACATACCCACAGACAGAATCCATTTGGCAGTTTCGGGCAGTGGCGCGAACGTGCCGGCCGGGCCAATGGTGCCACCGAGGGCGGGCCCCACGTTAGTGAGAACCGTCAGAGCTCCTGACAGGCTGGTGATGAAGTCGAGCTGCAGCGCTGCCAGAGAGATCGTAATAATGAGCAGGCACAGCAAAAAAATGAATGTGTAAGCGATCATTGAGGAGATGATTTCATCACTCACTGCGCGGCCGTTATAGTTCCGGGTGAATACGGCCCTGGGGTGCAGCAGCCGCATCAGCTGTTCCCGCAATACGATGAGCGAAAGCTGAAACCGGAAAATCTTCATCCCGCCGGCCGTAGATCCGGAACACCCGCCCACAAACATAAGGAAGAAGAACAGAACGAAAGCCAGGGGGCCCCAGGCGGAGTAATCCTCGGAAGCATAGCCGGTTGTTGTGACCACCGAAGTCACATTGAACAGGGTAGATACGTAGCCGTTTATCAGATCAAATTCCGCAGGGGACACATACCAGCGATAAACGGTTAGCAGTGCAGGAATAACCAGCAAAATGGTCAGAAACAGGCGTACCTGTTGGTCACGAAAAAGCACCCCATGCTGGCCGTGCAACTCGCGTACAAACAGGAAAAAAGGCAGGCTGCCAATCATCATGAACAGCGTTGCCTGCAGCAGGATCAGGTTTGAATCAAACTTGCCCATGGACAAATCCGAGGTGGAGAACCCCCCGGTGGCTATGCTGGTCAGGCCATGGTTGAAGGCGTCAAAAAGGCTCATTCCGGAGAACGAGTATGTGGTTACGGCAATCACCGTAAACCCGACGTAGACAAAAAGCAGGCCGCGACTGAGTGTTTTCATTCGAGGCAGAGCCTTGTCTGTCCATTCGGACGACTCTGTTGCGAACAACCGCATGCCCCCTACGCGCAAGAACGGCATCACGGCAACGAACATGCCGATAATTCCGATACCACCAATCCACTGCAGTATCGAACGCCACAGCAGGAGATCCTGGTCCATGGTGTCGAGGCCGGTGAGCACGGTTGCGCCAGTGGTCGTTATGCCGGAGGTGCCTTCAAATACCGCCTCGGCTGGTGTCAGCCCCAGGTCACTGAGATAGAAAGGAATAGACGAGAGCAGGGCGATGATGAACCAGCTGGAAACGGTGAGCACAAACATGTAGCGGGGCTTGAGATCCCGCGCCTGACGGTAAGTCGTCAGTATCCCCAGCAGGCCGACCCCGAAACAGATAGAAGCAGATTCCGCAAACGCCATCGCATTCGGCGCTTCAGAATTTGCCAGAAGAAGCACGGGCAACACCATGAAAATACTCAGAAGTATAAACATGACGCTGATGATGAAGATTACGGGGTTCAGGTTTCTCAAAGGATGCTCAAGCCGGCTGAACAAAGAGATCGCGACAGAATACAGGCGGCATAGCGCTTTCGCAAGGCAGAACCCCCGAAGTGTCAGGGCCTTACCGGTTAATTAAATCACTGTAAATTCCGCGTAAATCGGGACCCTCCGGCTGGTGTTTGGCGTCTGGCTGGTGCAACTTTCGTTAGTGAGTGTGGTTATACAACCCAAAAGGAGTATTGAGCATGAAGAAGCCAATTGCACTGATGTTGGGCCTTGCCTCGGTTTCGGCGCTGGCCGTTTCCCAGACTGCGACCGCTGACATGTACAAGTCCGGTGGTGGCAGCCTGTATGCCGGCCTGAACTACAGCTTTATCGACATTGAAAACGGCCGTGACGAACTGGACGTTGGCGCGCTTTCTGCCAAGGTAGGAGGACTGGTATCGCCATTCTTCGGCCTGGAAGCCCGTGCCGGCTTCGGTGTTGATGACGATCGCCATAGTGGCGTTGATTACTCACTGGACAACTTTTTCGGGGGTTACGCTACTCTTAACCTGGCGAACGAATCCCCGGCGACACCCTATCTGGTATTCGGCTTCACCCGTGTTGAACTGGAAGCACAGTCAGTTTTGGGAACAACAACCGAAGACGAAACCGACTTCTCGTACGGTGCCGGTGTCAATGTCGACATCACCCCGGAAGTGGCTGGCAACCTGGAATACATGCGTTACTATGACAAAGATGGCGCTACCGTTGACGGCCTTGGTCTCGGGGTAACCTTCAGCTTCTGATTCGGTTAATTCCCGGCCTGGTTTTCTGGCGGCAGCTGCCTGTTTGCAGCCAGAATTCCAGGAGCCCATTTGAATCATCTCGCCCATCTTTTTCTCGCCCCTGACAGCCCCCAGGCTCGTGTTGGAAGCCTGCTCGGAGATTTTGCCCGGGGCGTCGTTGCCACGGAGCTGCCGGCCGAGGTCAGGGAAGGGCTGTACCATCACCGTGCGGTGGACGCTTTCACCGATGGCCACCCGGAAGTCCTCGCCAGCAAACGGCTTTTCTCCACGCAACGGCGCCGTTTTGCCGGTGTCGCACTGGATATTCTTTACGATCACTATCTGTTAAGAAACTGGAAACTCTTCAGCCATGTGGAATCTGATACCTTTATTGACCAGGTATACCGGGAGCTTGATGCCAATTCCTCATTGATGCCGGAACCCATGCAACGGGTGACACGGCAGATTGTGCGTCACGACTGGTTCCACTCTTATAGGGATCTTGAAAATATCGGATACGCTCTGGACCGCGTGGCCGGTCGTATCCGGTTCAGAAACGCGTTCAGCGGAATTATTGAAGAAATCGAGGAACACGACGAAGAATTGGAGCGCCGTTTTTTGCGATTTTTTCCCGAACTAAGACACTTCGCCAAAGAGGACCCATAATGCTGGCAAAGTCCGTGACGTTTATCGCCGCAGCGCTGCTCCTGAGCCCTGCAACACTCCTGGCTGATGCTCATAATGAAGAAAGCAGCGTCCCTGAACGACTCGGGTTTGTAGAGTGGGTGGTACTGGAAGAAACCGGCCTACGCCTGAAAGCTCGCCTGGACACTGGAGCAAAAACGTCATCCCTGCATGCCATTAATGTAGAACCCTTCGAAAAAGACAATGAAGAATGGGTGAGTTTCCAGTTGCCGCTGGCTGATCATCAGGATCAGGAAGATGCGGACGGAGCCAATCTGGAGGAGGTTATTCTTGAATTCAGCCTGCCTGTAGAACGTACCGTGAAAATCAAACGCAAGGGCGCGCCATCCCAGCGCCGTTACGTGGTCAATATGGAGTTCTGCATTGCCGGCACAACGCACAGCACCGAGTTTTCGCTTACAGACCGCGGCAAGTTTTCCTATCCTGCACTTTTGGGGCGTCGATTCATGAGTGATGACAATATCCTGATCGATTCGTCAGATGCTTTCCTCGCGGAAAAAGAGTGTGAACACAAGACGCTGGCTGAACTGGCCGACAAACACGTAGACTGAGCCGGCCTTTGCAGTCTCCATGTAGTCATATTGGCACTATTAGTATACACTGATACCATCCTGAACAGGCTGAAGAAACGTAATTGGGTGGTATCAACTATGACAAATGCACAGAAGCTCGAACCCGTTGAGAAAAGCAGAGCCCCCGGCGTTGGCCTGAAAACCGTGTTCACGATTCTGGATCGCTGGGGCTGCACGCCGGAGCAGGTTCAGAAAATTCTGCAGATATCACGACCGGCATACTACAAGTACCGTAAGAACCCAGCGCAGGCCAACCTGACCCACGACCAGATCGAGCGTCTGAGCTACCTGGTGAACATTCACGGGTCTCTGCGGATGATCTTCGAGAATCCGAAGAACGTTTACGGCTTTATGGGCCTGAAAAATGATAATCCGTATTTCAATGGCAAAAGCCCGCTGGAGGTTATCAGCACCGGCCAGTTCTCAGCGCTCTATGAAACCTTCAAACGTATCGACGTTCTGCGCGGAGGCCTCTGGTGAGCCAGGAGTCGCCGCCCCTCATCAGACTGGACGCTGTGACCGGGTATCGCCTGATCAACTCCAAATTCCCACCCATCAGCCTGTTTGACGATGTGGCCGATGAGGACGAATTCGAGGCCCTGTATGAACTCCAGGCGATGACCAATCCCCGTTTACAGACAGAGCTGGGAAACCTCAACCTGGTGCGAAAAGAAGACATACCTTTCGGGATCCCCGGGTGCTCTTACGCCACCGGCCCGTTTACCCATGTCAACCCAGAAGGTAGCCGCTTCAGTGATGGCCAGTACGGAGTTTTGTACATGGGTGACAGCATTGATACCGCCATTGCCGAAGTTGCCTATCACCAGTCGCGCTACTGGCAGGGCGTTCATGGCCTGGACTACGACCGACTGGTTTTCCGGGGGCTGAAATGCAAGGTAGCGCAGACGGAGCTCCACGATGCCACGACGATCTCCTTTGAAGATCCTATCTACGACGCCAACAGTTACACTGCTTCACGGAGTTTCGGGCGCAAACTTTACCAGGCAGGTTCCGAAGGGCTGCAATATCACTCAGTCAGGAAGCCCGGTGCAACCTGCTGGGGACTGTTCACGCCCAGACACGTTCGCAGCGTCATCCAGAGTGCGCACTATGAATTTATATGGAACGGCGAGGAAATCAGTTCAGTGAACAAATTCACCCGGGCATGAGATTACTGCCATTACCCCTGATCTAGCCGCCTCCCAGTGCGGCTTTTTCCATTTCAAGATAAACGCGATAGGCGTTGGCCTTGTTGGACGCATCGAATGCCGGCAGGTTCTCATAGCGGGTCCAGTCCGTCCGCTCATAGGCATCCTCGAATTCGATCCACTCCTCGACTGCAGCCCCCATGCGGCCCCGGACATACGCCAGATAGTCATAGGTGAAGTTGAGAGCCTCCATGGCGTCTTCGGATGCCTTGCCGTGGCCGGGTATCAGGATTCGGGGATTCAGTTCCCTGACCTTATCAATGGCGTTCATCCAGTTACCGGTGTCCACCTCGGAGCTGGCTAGGTATGGAACCCGGTCATTCTGGATAATATCACCGGAAAAAAGAACACCGGCAGGCTCAACCATCATCAGGCTGTCATCCGGAGAGTGGGCGGGCCCTGCATGCACGGCACGGAACCGGTAACTACCGGATTCCAGCACCGTTTCCTCCTTAAAAGTGACATCGGGGGCAACTAACCTGGTGCTATCGTCTACCCAGGGAGAGAGCGCCTGCCGACGTTGTTCGAGGCGCTGGCCGGCATCCGGGCTGTTGACATAAACACTGGATGCTTCCTGAGCGATGACCTCTGCTTCCGTCAGTTCCCTGAACGCCTGGAGCCCGTACACGTGATCCGCATGATAATGGCTGATCACCACATGAGTAATGGGTAATTCCGTAATTTCGCGTATTTTATCGACTATTGCTGCACCAAGGCTTGGCGTTCCCAGGGCATCGAACACCACCACGCCCTTTTCGGTGATTACGAATCCGGCATTGGCCGTAAAACCTTCGTTCTGCTCTCCCGGCACCCCGGGATGGCCTGAAAAATAGAAAACGTTGTCCACGCTCACGGGCTCTGCCTCAAATGGAATCGTGAGTGGCGGATATTCCGGCGTGGATTCGGCAGCCAGCGTTCCTGAACCGATCAGCATTGCGGCAGCCGTACCGGCGGAACTGACAAATATTTTAATTCTTTTTGCAGCATACATTTCGGATTCTCCTTCAATTTTTTGCGACCTATAAGTGCCTGTATTGGCCATGTTTCACGCTGTAATAACAGTATCCAAAAGCCGGTTATACCCACGAAGGTCTAATGAATCCGTATTCAAAAACCACTTGTAACCTGATCGCGAGGGGTCTATAACAAAAGTTATATCCTTATAACAGAAACAACAAGACCGTTCGTCAGTTCCATACTGAAGTGTCGGCCGA harbors:
- the malQ gene encoding 4-alpha-glucanotransferase; the encoded protein is MTSSSTEDLFSTRRAGVLLHPTCLPGAWGVLGASARTFVDFLADSGLSIWQTLPIGPTHPDLSPYQSLSAHAGNPHFIDLSELVDDGLLTEEELVLPATLTRHQLFVLAAQRFFNNEGKGVNGFDLAGYQRFRETNGYWLDDFCLFCGIREVQSSQSWLQWPEPLRDRDVGALQDFIDQSQSRLARLRFEQFLFHHQWQSLRGYARRRGVLLFGDIPIFVAHDSADVWANRRLFKLDDRGEPTVIAGVPPDYFSPEGQHWGNPLYNWEAMALEGYRWWLQRLESQRQLFDLIRIDHFRGLQAYWEIPAKTPEPRFGYWVPGPAEHFLQACFNRFPDLPLVAENLGIISDDVEQLRKRFQLPGMTVMQFGFDGSADNPHLLHNHHPRDLVYTGTHDNDTTLGWYQSLDDHTRRYVNAYLSVSGDDMPWPVIEAAFRSVCSLAIVPMQDFLGLGTEARFNTPGTVVNNWIWQLEWKLCSQGLSNRIGELVQRHRRLP
- the glgP gene encoding alpha-glucan family phosphorylase, whose amino-acid sequence is MPLAAYSPRSLPESLSGLFALALDLRWTWHHGSDELWCALDEETWEATRNAWLVLNSVSDDRLQELAEDPAFQNRYEEQINAHHEFVHANTWYSDDCPGDLDQGIAYFCMEYGLCESLPLYSGGLGVLAGDYLKAASDLGIPVTAVGLLYQQGYFRQAISTDGEQLEFYPYNDPTMLPVSPLRDEDGQWVRVVVPFPGRPVRLRAWKAQVGRCQLLLLDSNDPRNEPGDRGITSELYTGDPEKRLQQEMVLGIGGWRLLRQLDIQPALCHLNEGHCALALIERAFSWQEQQNTDFQTARTATRATNLFTTHTSVASGFDHFSASLLRLYLGPWLETRDLTVEELVKLGTSSAAPGTENSDHSLNMAFLALSMSGRVNGVSRIHQKVSQNILQSLFPRWPAEDIPAEFVTNGVHTPSWDSPEADALWTRACGKDRWRRPLQLSCPMNDVSDEELWQMRRLQRSRLVRYLRRRLAGQHCEQNPGNNHASACGLLLDNETLTLGFARRFTEYKRPDLLLKDQQRLLGLLASRDRPLQIVLAGKAHPYDHRGKDMIRQWKAFSRRPDVEGKVVFIEDYDLGVASQLIQGVDVWLNCPRHPWEACGTSGMKVLVNGGLNLSQYDGWWAEAWNSDVGWAIRPGATFEELGNSGEHDLSDADELFDLLELEVIPAFYGVDNEGIPRQWLQRIRASMDQLTATYSANRMVREYVEGFYLPMMEQGKQRTPETAAAIVSEYREILRHWPRLRFSAINASESEGGQTYTVEVYLDGVDEQRVTVELVAEASTYGPGMVTEMAMKHPLAGSAHSYLYECRVPSRPDGHYTPRLRVRDERLNLPLENSAVLWLK
- the glgC gene encoding glucose-1-phosphate adenylyltransferase; this translates as MHTAKRFVSRLTRQTLALVLAGGRGSRLHDLTKWRAKPAVPFGGKFRIIDFPLSNCINSGIGQVGVVTQYKSHSLIRHIQRGWGFLRGELDEFVELLPAQQRIETSWYEGTADAVLQNLDIIRSHKPEYVLILAGDHIYKMDYGTMLAAHVENDADITVGCIEVPIAEASAFGVMSVDDELRITEFIEKPENPKPMPGQPGKALASMGIYVFSTQVLFDELMRDHEMAGDTSHDFGKDIIPSVIRRLRVVAFPFRDPVHNKPAYWRDVGTIDALWQANLELIGISPELNLYDSHWPIWTYQEQLPPAKFIFDDENRRGMAVDSMVAGGCIVSGAVVKHSLLFSQVRVHSYSDILDSVIYPDVDVGRHCHIRNALIDRGCRIPEGTRIGFDEAEDRKRFHVSPKGIVLITPEMLGQDYPHGL
- a CDS encoding PilZ domain-containing protein, yielding MEHRLSKRIHGKLGLLVYKRGMPVATGQIRDASRRGLFIATDYTDVQLNQTLELEFRFPDKHEKQFRRLTAHVVRKSDKGIGVDFEGVENDSFTVSSLIQWLNKHHRPVNYFPVRQQAY
- a CDS encoding glycoside hydrolase family 57 protein; the encoded protein is MASDTRTPVVLCWHMHQPSYQDMHTGQFLFPWVYLHTIKDYSDMAAHLEHEPEARAVVNFAPILLEQIETYLIQIERWRHGAGGIGDPLLAALVAEELPQPGTPAFLGLMEKCLRANADRIIGRYPAFTQLAELADVYREKPELQRYISGRFLSDLLVWYHLGWMGETIRRDNHCIQSLQEKGYNFTMDDRRALLDVIFDVLSGIGPRYRRLAEKGQVELSMSPYTHAMLPLLLELESAREAMPEIILPVHKDYPGGSERTGWQLQQAKAVFQRFFGIEPDGCWASEGGLSQATLDLLGEYNFRWTASGDSVVHNSLNLAREQNPELPDTGIHQPYAFGESPVTVFFRDDGLSDLIGFNYADWHAEDAVGDLVHHMENITRQARGHSSPVISVIMDGENAWEYYPENGFHFLNELYRVLAHHPQLKLTTYSDLIGHTVSEPIRLPHLVAGSWIYGTFSTWIGDPDKNRAWDLLCEAKIHYDRVMDSGGLNAEQKESARKQLAICEGSDWFWWFGDYNPAQIVSDFEHLYRRHLVNLYEMIGFPAPPSVFQQLSQGSGEPARGGAMRPGHEADKPA